In Nocardioides sp. InS609-2, a single genomic region encodes these proteins:
- a CDS encoding SDR family oxidoreductase, with protein MSTAMITGPTAGLGLRFAHHLARRGHDLVLVARDEARLAGVADELRTTYDVDVEVLPADLGDRDQLARIEARLADMDQPVDLLVNNAGFGLKERFLDNDVATEQAMLDVLIIAVMRLSHAALGAMSARGHGGLINVSSVAAYLPRGTYGAAKSWVNSFGEWAAAEYATDDLRVMTLCPGFTRTEFHERMDVARGSAPDFMWLDADFVVTRALADYDLGRTLSVPGAQYKLVAALTRLVPHRALQAAQSLGRR; from the coding sequence ATGTCGACTGCGATGATCACCGGCCCCACCGCCGGCCTCGGCCTCCGTTTCGCCCACCACCTGGCCCGCCGCGGCCACGACCTGGTGCTCGTCGCCCGCGACGAGGCCCGGCTCGCGGGGGTCGCCGACGAGCTGCGTACGACGTACGACGTGGACGTCGAGGTGCTCCCGGCCGACCTGGGCGACCGCGACCAGCTGGCCAGGATCGAGGCCCGACTTGCCGACATGGACCAGCCGGTCGACCTGCTGGTCAACAACGCCGGCTTCGGGCTCAAGGAGCGGTTCCTCGACAACGACGTGGCCACCGAGCAGGCCATGCTCGACGTGCTCATCATCGCGGTGATGCGGCTCAGTCACGCTGCACTCGGCGCTATGTCCGCCCGTGGCCACGGAGGCCTGATCAACGTGTCGAGCGTTGCGGCGTACCTCCCCCGTGGCACCTACGGCGCGGCGAAGTCGTGGGTCAACAGCTTCGGCGAGTGGGCGGCGGCGGAGTACGCCACCGACGACCTGCGCGTGATGACGCTCTGCCCGGGGTTCACCCGCACGGAGTTCCACGAGCGGATGGACGTCGCCCGCGGCTCGGCGCCCGACTTCATGTGGCTCGACGCCGACTTCGTGGTGACCCGGGCGCTCGCCGACTACGACTTGGGCCGCACGCTCTCGGTGCCGGGCGCGCAGTACAAGCTCGTCGCTGCGCTGACCCGGCTCGTGCCGCACCGGGCCTTGCAGGCCGCGCAG